A region from the Andrena cerasifolii isolate SP2316 chromosome 9, iyAndCera1_principal, whole genome shotgun sequence genome encodes:
- the LOC143373554 gene encoding KH domain-containing, RNA-binding, signal transduction-associated protein 2 isoform X2 — protein sequence MSDRPSNGEYKYQRDDNVDVKPRLSSEKERDEKEHQADKAGEYVRELLQEKVELDSQKWPNATRLIDQEIQKTQAMGKPIRDPKYVDIYREKPIRVSVKVLVPVREHPKFNFVGKLLGPKGNSMKRLQEETMCKMAVLGRGSMKDRQKEEECRMSLDPKYAHLSDDLHVEITALAPPAEAYARIAFALAEVRKYLIPDNNDNIRQEQMREMEMSMADDPSNSDDRRPSVRGVPAGGGILRPSTRPSLPRSSRAAILPPPSSRGPISRPVSGKSKVFSILDRARVAMDQSYGYETATPPPSTRAGSHHDYDYHASTGSSSRYGDRHYSSTSGDDMYPSSRYTTYEYDEDAVPHSSHEYYETSEYPGV from the exons ATGAGTGATAGACCAAGCAATGGTGAATACAAGTATCAGAGGGATGACAATGTTGATGTCAAGCCGAGGCTATCATCGGAAAAGGAACGTGATGAGAAGGAGCACCAAGCTGACAAAGCCGGAGAATATGTCCGCGAGCTTTTGCAAGAAAAAGTTGAATTGGATTCTCAGAAATGGCCTAACGCAACCAGGTTAATCGATCAAG AGATTCAAAAAACTCAGGCTATGGGAAAACCAATAAGGGATCCAAAATATGTAGATATTTACCGTGAAAAACCGATTCGTGTTTCGGTGAAAGTATTGGTACCTGTTCGGGAACATCCCAAG TTTAACTTTGTTGGAAAATTGTTGGGTCCAAAAGGCAATTCTATGAAACGTTTGCAAGAAGAAACTATGTGTAAGATGGCAGTATTAGGAAGAGGATCAATGAAAGATCGTCAGAAG GAAGAAGAATGCCGCATGTCTCTGGACCCAAAGTACGCGCATCTTTCGGACGACCTGCACGTGGAAATAACTGCTCTGGCACCTCCAGCAGAGGCCTATGCCCGCATTGCGTTTGCGTTAGCCGAAGTTCGGAAGTACCTGATCCCGGATAACAATGATAATATACGCCAAGAGCAAATGCGAGAAATGGAGATGAGTATGGCTGACGATCCGTCAAACTCTGACGACAGACGGCCCTCTGTAAGAGGTGTCCCAGCTGGTGGTGGAATACTGAGACCATCCACGAGACCCAGTTTGCCACGATCGTCGAGAG CTGCAATACTTCCACCTCCTTCGAGCCGAGGACCAATCTCTCGTCCCGTATCGGGGAAGAGCAAAGTGTTCTCTATCTTAGACCGCGCGAGAGTCGCTATGGACCAAAGTTACGG CTATGAGACTGCTACTCCTCCACCAAGCACTCGCGCTGGATCGCATCATGATTATGACTATCACGCGTCAACGGGTAGCAGTAGTCGCTACGGGGATCGACATTATTCATCGACTTCAGG
- the LOC143373556 gene encoding N-acetyltransferase family 8 member 3 — MSHIIVIRSYKPGDEINCKELIKTGVMSSLSSTFLGVVFKELTFEMMILFAAIMFIFFGLPFTVCLLVVPLVIFFVYVGTYIGFTAKAMEVNEEVSNIPRIYMSNAFSCFWVAEAFEPYIMTHHPTNVQYTIMTEQQFRDSNIDISSQVKRIVGTVALCKSHRLDKGAWIKRLYVHERYRRKGIASCLVNVAIQFAIVQGYSCANTVASEYTEGGRELCLKKGFELQQMYHTPLLGSFITILMYELTYQIKPGEDDYVPTVYSKAMLNK; from the exons ATGAGTCACATTATAGTAATACGAAGCTACAAGCCCGGCGAtgaaattaattgcaaagaattaATAAAGACTGGCGTGATGTCATCTTTAAGTTCAACATTTCTCGGAGttgtatttaaagaattaacTTTCGAAATGATGATACTGTTTGCCGCTATAATGTTCATTTTCTTTGGACTACCCTTCACAGTCTGCCTTTTAGTTGTTCCGcttgttattttttttgtgtacGTTGGAACTTACATTGGTTTCACTGCGAAAGCTATGGAAGTCAATGAAGAAGTTTCAAATATACCAAG GATATACATGTCCAATGCCTTTTCATGTTTTTGGGTTGCTGAAGCATTTGAACCTTACATAATGACGCATCATCCAACAAATGTACAATATACCATTATGACGGAACAACAATTCCGCGATTCAAACATCGATATCTCGTCTCAGGTTAAGAGAATCGTTGGTACTGTCGCTTTATGTAAAAGTCATAGATTGGACAAAGGGGCATGGATCAAAAGACTGTACGTTCATGAACGATATAGGAGGAAAGGGATAGCTTCGTGCCTTGTTAATGTTGCTATACAATTTGCTATTGTCCAAGGGTATAGTTGCGCTAATACTGTTGCCTCAGAATATACAGaaggcggaagagaattatGTCTTAAGAAAGGTTTTGAATTGCAACAAATGTATCATACACCTCTGTTGGGTTCATTTATAACAATATTGATGTACGAGTTGACATACCAAATTAAGCCTGGCGAAGACGATTACGTGCCAACTGTTTACAGCAAAGCGATGCTTAACAAGTGA
- the LOC143373555 gene encoding uncharacterized protein LOC143373555 isoform X1: MLPPTYVEGFHDLEAVKAMEYRPLGKTGLLISKLSFGGGPLGSHYGTYDEEEAIEAVRQGIKQGINYIDTAPWYGQGRSETVIGKALKGVPRKAYYIATKVGRYELDFEHMFDFSKEKIRKSFRKSLELLNLDYVDVIQVHDIEFAPSLDIILTQTLPELSIQVRDGKAKYIGITGYPVSILKECIEESNINISCILSYARYTLIDHTLIEYIPFFKSRDIGIINAAAPCMGLLTNNGPPAWHPASEQTKTICGDAAKCCKDHDTELAKLALWHSVQCEDIATYLVGIQNLKQLYMNLEILKNGITEKEKRLLQEIQEKYLCKVTDKHWENKEVQIYWKNMKK; this comes from the exons ATGCTACCACCAACATACGTTGAAGGTTTTCACGATTTGGAGGCCGTGAAAGCTATGGAATACAGGCCTCTCGGTAAAACTGGATTATTGATCAGTAAATTGTCTTTTGGTGGTGGACCATTGGGTAGTCACTATGG CACGTACGATGAGGAAGAAGCTATCGAAGCGGTTCGTCAAGGAATTAAACAGGGCATTAATTATATTGATACTGCACCATGGTACGGACAAGGTCGATCCGAGACTGTAATtggaaaa GCTCTGAAAGGCGTACCACGAAAAGCATATTACATCGCAACGAAGGTAGGAAGATATGAATTAGATTTCGAACATATGTTTGACTTTTCTAAAGAGAAGATTCGTAAGAGCTTCAGAAAGAGTTTGGAACTTTTGAATCTGGATTACGTCGACGTCATACAG GTCCACGATATTGAATTTGCTCCAAGTCTGGATATAATTCTTACGCAAACTTTACCAGAACTGTCGATTCAAGTTAGGGACGGAAAAGCCAAATACATTGGTATCACCGGATATCCGGTGTCCATTTTGAAGGAGTGCATTGAAGAAAGTAATATCAATATATCCTGTATACTAAGCTATGCGAGGTATACATTAATAGACCATACTTTAATCGAATATATTCCGTTCTTTAAG AGTCGCGATATTGGTATAATTAATGCCGCGGCACCATGTATGGGGCTCTTGACAAATAATGGTCCCCCAGCTTGGCACCCTGCTTCGGAACAGACGAAGACGATATGTGGAGATGCAGCAAAATGTTGCAAG gatCATGACACAGAATTAGCTAAGCTAGCATTGTGGCATTCCGTGCAATGTGAAGATATAGCTACGTATCTGGTcggaattcaaaatttaaagCAATTGTATATGAATCTCGAAATACTGAAAAATGGTATTACAGAGAAAGAAAAACGTCTGCTGCAAGAAATTCAAGAGAA atactTGTGTAAGGTAACGGATAAGCATTGGGAGAACAAAGAGGTTCAAATATattggaaaaatatgaaaaagtga
- the LOC143373555 gene encoding uncharacterized protein LOC143373555 isoform X2, producing MLPPTYVEGFHDLEAVKAMEYRPLGKTGLLISKLSFGGGPLGSHYGTYDEEEAIEAVRQGIKQGINYIDTAPWYGQGRSETVIGKALKGVPRKAYYIATKVGRYELDFEHMFDFSKEKIRKSFRKSLELLNLDYVDVIQVHDIEFAPSLDIILTQTLPELSIQVRDGKAKYIGITGYPVSILKECIEESNINISCILSYARYTLIDHTLIEYIPFFKSRDIGIINAAAPCMGLLTNNGPPAWHPASEQTKTICGDAAKCCKDHDTELAKLALWHSVQCEDIATYLVGIQNLKQLYMNLEILKNGITEKEKRLLQEIQEK from the exons ATGCTACCACCAACATACGTTGAAGGTTTTCACGATTTGGAGGCCGTGAAAGCTATGGAATACAGGCCTCTCGGTAAAACTGGATTATTGATCAGTAAATTGTCTTTTGGTGGTGGACCATTGGGTAGTCACTATGG CACGTACGATGAGGAAGAAGCTATCGAAGCGGTTCGTCAAGGAATTAAACAGGGCATTAATTATATTGATACTGCACCATGGTACGGACAAGGTCGATCCGAGACTGTAATtggaaaa GCTCTGAAAGGCGTACCACGAAAAGCATATTACATCGCAACGAAGGTAGGAAGATATGAATTAGATTTCGAACATATGTTTGACTTTTCTAAAGAGAAGATTCGTAAGAGCTTCAGAAAGAGTTTGGAACTTTTGAATCTGGATTACGTCGACGTCATACAG GTCCACGATATTGAATTTGCTCCAAGTCTGGATATAATTCTTACGCAAACTTTACCAGAACTGTCGATTCAAGTTAGGGACGGAAAAGCCAAATACATTGGTATCACCGGATATCCGGTGTCCATTTTGAAGGAGTGCATTGAAGAAAGTAATATCAATATATCCTGTATACTAAGCTATGCGAGGTATACATTAATAGACCATACTTTAATCGAATATATTCCGTTCTTTAAG AGTCGCGATATTGGTATAATTAATGCCGCGGCACCATGTATGGGGCTCTTGACAAATAATGGTCCCCCAGCTTGGCACCCTGCTTCGGAACAGACGAAGACGATATGTGGAGATGCAGCAAAATGTTGCAAG gatCATGACACAGAATTAGCTAAGCTAGCATTGTGGCATTCCGTGCAATGTGAAGATATAGCTACGTATCTGGTcggaattcaaaatttaaagCAATTGTATATGAATCTCGAAATACTGAAAAATGGTATTACAGAGAAAGAAAAACGTCTGCTGCAAGAAATTCAAGAGAAGTAA
- the Rpl11 gene encoding ribosomal protein L11 isoform X1, with translation MADTKKAEKKVEKGEKPIKKVRKEPKDASKNVMREVRIRKLCLNICVGESGDRLTRAAKVLEQLTGQQPVFSKARYTVRSFGIRRNEKIAVHCTVRGAKAEEILERGLKVREYELRKENFSGTGNFGFGIQEHIDLGIKYDPSIGIYGLDFYVVLGRPGFNVAHRRRKTGKVGFQHRLTKEDAMKWFQQKYDGIIIAGKK, from the exons ATGGCG GATACGAAGAAAGCCGAGAAAAAAGTTGAGAAGGGCGAAAAGCCCATAAAGAAAGTGAGAAAGGAGCCCAAGGATGCATCCAAGAATGTGATGCGCGAAGTTCGCATTCGCAAACTTTGTTTGAACATTTGTGTGGGTGAATCTGGTGATAGGCTCACTCGTGCTGCAAAG GTATTGGAACAATTAACTGGACAACAACCTGTGTTTTCTAAAGCAAGATACACTGTTCGTTCCTTTGGAATTCGCCGTAATGAAAAAATTGCAGTGCACTGTACAGTTCGTGGTGCTAAAGCCGAAGAAATTTTGGAACGTGGTTTAAAG GTACGGGAATACGAGTTGAGGAAAGAGAATTTCTCTGGTACTGGAAACTTCGGTTTTGGTATTCAAGAACACATTGACTTAGGAATTAAGTACGATCCTAGCATTGGTATTTACGGTTTGGACTTTTACGTTGTACTTGGACGTCCAG GTTTTAACGTAGCTCATAGGAGAAGGAAAACTGGAAAAGTCGGTTTCCAACACAGACTGACCAAAGAAGATGCAATGAAATGGTTCCAGCAGAAATATGACGGTATTATTATAGCTGGAAAGAAGTAA
- the Rpl11 gene encoding ribosomal protein L11 isoform X2: MREVRIRKLCLNICVGESGDRLTRAAKVLEQLTGQQPVFSKARYTVRSFGIRRNEKIAVHCTVRGAKAEEILERGLKVREYELRKENFSGTGNFGFGIQEHIDLGIKYDPSIGIYGLDFYVVLGRPGFNVAHRRRKTGKVGFQHRLTKEDAMKWFQQKYDGIIIAGKK, encoded by the exons ATGCGCGAAGTTCGCATTCGCAAACTTTGTTTGAACATTTGTGTGGGTGAATCTGGTGATAGGCTCACTCGTGCTGCAAAG GTATTGGAACAATTAACTGGACAACAACCTGTGTTTTCTAAAGCAAGATACACTGTTCGTTCCTTTGGAATTCGCCGTAATGAAAAAATTGCAGTGCACTGTACAGTTCGTGGTGCTAAAGCCGAAGAAATTTTGGAACGTGGTTTAAAG GTACGGGAATACGAGTTGAGGAAAGAGAATTTCTCTGGTACTGGAAACTTCGGTTTTGGTATTCAAGAACACATTGACTTAGGAATTAAGTACGATCCTAGCATTGGTATTTACGGTTTGGACTTTTACGTTGTACTTGGACGTCCAG GTTTTAACGTAGCTCATAGGAGAAGGAAAACTGGAAAAGTCGGTTTCCAACACAGACTGACCAAAGAAGATGCAATGAAATGGTTCCAGCAGAAATATGACGGTATTATTATAGCTGGAAAGAAGTAA
- the Qtc gene encoding GRIP domain-containing protein quick-to-court isoform X3, translating into MYCQQHDQGLRRSASMRVRGERISPHQPPPPPSAAATAALTRHQYQQHRRLNSLQHQQHHHPDYRTFPVITENGTESPRQRSLSLSLTPVRPRAGHAASGGSSIGIADDSDAESVKSYGSACSTASACDHATFAYNGTTWSGRSRKYVVHCSNHNGDNEQYLTPTQRAARQVRKFQALLKEARKEIEEKDQEIFRLTKEVVELRLYKASLNSPDERTDSSDALTVRENNPFSPESPSKDLPDEGALQKVASPDTPEKRVHSDLPSSLADSGHFEDGSVHSKDSVYLPEVQPETIHIATTPNKVPEDSTSDTYVRSTAETPDKDEERRKLVNLYESRIEEMHRRHVDELQELKQKHNDKVESLLNQLAEVNTRYCEVRPCVDAAEARARELETELEAVKAELAEEKTLLSEQEERNKQMYLKMYAKGQEAARMEQADQILVHAHQTPPKVTVAELLRQLTVTQAELENIKDTSYSPEPHISADRSQSLLSAQEAVSLWVLGTRKAMYRRIIEARSNQGALDPEITLQFLKSAIYYFLTDKENHQGHLNAIESILGFTDAEKHNIDRIYRSTRK; encoded by the exons ATGTACTGCCAGCAGCACGATCAAG GTCTGCGTCGCTCGGCGAGCATGCGCGTGCGCGGTGAACGGATCTCACCacatcaaccaccaccaccacccagTGCCGCGGCCACCGCGGCTCTGACCAGGCACCAGTATCAGCAGCATCGCCGCCTCAACTCCCTGCAACACCAGCAGCACCACCATCCGGACTATCGCACTTTTCCAGTCATCACGGAGAATGGAACCGAATCACCGCGACAACGGTCCCTC agcCTATCATTGACACCGGTGAGGCCGCGGGCTGGACACGCGGCCTCTGGAGGCTCGAGCATAGGAATCGCCGATGACAGCGATGCGGAAAGTGTAAAAAGTTACGGAAGTGCCTGCAGTACCGCAAGCGCCTGTGATCATGCTACATTCGCCTACAACGGTACCACATGGTCTGGTAGATCGCGGAAATACGTTGTTCATTGTTCGAATCATAACGGTGACAACGAGCAGTATCTCACGCCTACCCAAAGAGCAGCTAGACAAGTTAGAAAGTTTCAG GCTTTACTGAAAGAAGCGCGAAAGGAGATCGAGGAGAAAGATCAGGAAATCTTTCGGTTAACGAAGGAGGTGGTGGAACTAAGATTGTACAAAGCATCTCTGAACAGTCCGGACGAGAGGACGGATAGCAGCGATGCCCTCACCGTACgagaaaataatcctttttcgCCAGAATCGCCGAGCAAGGATTTGCCAGACGAAGGTGCGCTACAAAAGGTCGCAAGCCCAGACACGCCGGAGAAACGAGTCCACTCTGATTTACCTTCCTCTCTGGCGGACTCGGGTCACTTTGAAGACGGATCCGTTCACTCGAAGGATTCCGTTTATCTGCCAGAGGTGCAGCCAGAAACCATTCATATCGCCACTACGCCTAACAAAGTTCCTGAGGACAGTACTTCCGATACGTACGTCAGATCGACTGCGGAAACACCAGATAAAGATGAAGAGAGACGTAAATTGGTGAATTTGTACGAGAGCAGGATCGAGGAGATGCATCGTAGGCACGTTGATGAACTTCAGGAACTCAAACAGAAACACAATGACAAG GTGGAAAGCTTATTGAACCAATTGGCAGAAGTAAACACGCGTTATTGTGAAGTAAGACCGTGTGTTGACGCCGCGGAAGCTCGAGCTCGGGAATTAGAAACGGAACTAGAGGCTGTGAAAGCGGAACTCGCTGAGGAAAAGACTTTGTTAAGTGAACAAGAGGAGAGGAATAAACAAATGTACCTGAAAATGTATGCCAAAGGTCAAGAAGCGGCGCGTATGGAGCAGGCTGATCAA ATACTTGTGCATGCACATCAAACACCACCAAAGGTCACTGTTGCAGAACTACTTCGGCAATTAACAGTTACACAAGCGGAATTAGAAAATATCAAG GACACAAGCTACTCGCCTGAACCTCACATTTCAGCCGATCGTAGCCAAAGTTTATTAAGTGCTCAGGAGGCTGTTTCTCTCTGGGTCCTTGGCACACGTAAG GCAATGTATCGACGTATCATAGAAGCAAGAAGTAATCAGGGTGCTCTTGATCCAGAGATCACTTTGCAGTTCCTAAAATCGGCGATCTACTATTTCCTAACCGACAAAGAAAATCATCAAGGTCATTTGAACGCTATTGAGAGCATATTGGGATTCACAGATGCTGAAAAGCACAATATTGACAGAATATATCGTTCGACAAGAAAGTAA
- the Qtc gene encoding GRIP domain-containing protein quick-to-court isoform X1: MARHGSERPSQSTYPDSSSRVNSTSEVSPTELASSPLATCTASSTIKVNVDGNVACTAGSATGTFPSPSVSSISSSWDSRIPRPSPTGLRRSASMRVRGERISPHQPPPPPSAAATAALTRHQYQQHRRLNSLQHQQHHHPDYRTFPVITENGTESPRQRSLSLSLTPVRPRAGHAASGGSSIGIADDSDAESVKSYGSACSTASACDHATFAYNGTTWSGRSRKYVVHCSNHNGDNEQYLTPTQRAARQVRKFQALLKEARKEIEEKDQEIFRLTKEVVELRLYKASLNSPDERTDSSDALTVRENNPFSPESPSKDLPDEGALQKVASPDTPEKRVHSDLPSSLADSGHFEDGSVHSKDSVYLPEVQPETIHIATTPNKVPEDSTSDTYVRSTAETPDKDEERRKLVNLYESRIEEMHRRHVDELQELKQKHNDKVESLLNQLAEVNTRYCEVRPCVDAAEARARELETELEAVKAELAEEKTLLSEQEERNKQMYLKMYAKGQEAARMEQADQILVHAHQTPPKVTVAELLRQLTVTQAELENIKDTSYSPEPHISADRSQSLLSAQEAVSLWVLGTRKAMYRRIIEARSNQGALDPEITLQFLKSAIYYFLTDKENHQGHLNAIESILGFTDAEKHNIDRIYRSTRK; this comes from the exons ATGGCACGTCACGGTAGCGAGAGACCCTCGCAATCGACATATCCCGACTCCTCGTCCCGTGTAAACAGCACCAGCGAGGTGTCGCCGACTGAATTGGCATCCTCGCCGTTAGCAACATGTACTGCCAGCAGCACGATCAAGGTCAATGTCGATGGCAACGTGGCCTGCACGGCAGGAAGTGCAACGGGTACCTTTCCGTCACCCTCGGTATCCTCGATATCCTCTTCGTGGGATTCCCGTATACCACGTCCCTCGCCTACAGGTCTGCGTCGCTCGGCGAGCATGCGCGTGCGCGGTGAACGGATCTCACCacatcaaccaccaccaccacccagTGCCGCGGCCACCGCGGCTCTGACCAGGCACCAGTATCAGCAGCATCGCCGCCTCAACTCCCTGCAACACCAGCAGCACCACCATCCGGACTATCGCACTTTTCCAGTCATCACGGAGAATGGAACCGAATCACCGCGACAACGGTCCCTC agcCTATCATTGACACCGGTGAGGCCGCGGGCTGGACACGCGGCCTCTGGAGGCTCGAGCATAGGAATCGCCGATGACAGCGATGCGGAAAGTGTAAAAAGTTACGGAAGTGCCTGCAGTACCGCAAGCGCCTGTGATCATGCTACATTCGCCTACAACGGTACCACATGGTCTGGTAGATCGCGGAAATACGTTGTTCATTGTTCGAATCATAACGGTGACAACGAGCAGTATCTCACGCCTACCCAAAGAGCAGCTAGACAAGTTAGAAAGTTTCAG GCTTTACTGAAAGAAGCGCGAAAGGAGATCGAGGAGAAAGATCAGGAAATCTTTCGGTTAACGAAGGAGGTGGTGGAACTAAGATTGTACAAAGCATCTCTGAACAGTCCGGACGAGAGGACGGATAGCAGCGATGCCCTCACCGTACgagaaaataatcctttttcgCCAGAATCGCCGAGCAAGGATTTGCCAGACGAAGGTGCGCTACAAAAGGTCGCAAGCCCAGACACGCCGGAGAAACGAGTCCACTCTGATTTACCTTCCTCTCTGGCGGACTCGGGTCACTTTGAAGACGGATCCGTTCACTCGAAGGATTCCGTTTATCTGCCAGAGGTGCAGCCAGAAACCATTCATATCGCCACTACGCCTAACAAAGTTCCTGAGGACAGTACTTCCGATACGTACGTCAGATCGACTGCGGAAACACCAGATAAAGATGAAGAGAGACGTAAATTGGTGAATTTGTACGAGAGCAGGATCGAGGAGATGCATCGTAGGCACGTTGATGAACTTCAGGAACTCAAACAGAAACACAATGACAAG GTGGAAAGCTTATTGAACCAATTGGCAGAAGTAAACACGCGTTATTGTGAAGTAAGACCGTGTGTTGACGCCGCGGAAGCTCGAGCTCGGGAATTAGAAACGGAACTAGAGGCTGTGAAAGCGGAACTCGCTGAGGAAAAGACTTTGTTAAGTGAACAAGAGGAGAGGAATAAACAAATGTACCTGAAAATGTATGCCAAAGGTCAAGAAGCGGCGCGTATGGAGCAGGCTGATCAA ATACTTGTGCATGCACATCAAACACCACCAAAGGTCACTGTTGCAGAACTACTTCGGCAATTAACAGTTACACAAGCGGAATTAGAAAATATCAAG GACACAAGCTACTCGCCTGAACCTCACATTTCAGCCGATCGTAGCCAAAGTTTATTAAGTGCTCAGGAGGCTGTTTCTCTCTGGGTCCTTGGCACACGTAAG GCAATGTATCGACGTATCATAGAAGCAAGAAGTAATCAGGGTGCTCTTGATCCAGAGATCACTTTGCAGTTCCTAAAATCGGCGATCTACTATTTCCTAACCGACAAAGAAAATCATCAAGGTCATTTGAACGCTATTGAGAGCATATTGGGATTCACAGATGCTGAAAAGCACAATATTGACAGAATATATCGTTCGACAAGAAAGTAA
- the Qtc gene encoding GRIP domain-containing protein quick-to-court isoform X2, whose protein sequence is MARHGSERPSQSTYPDSSSRVNSTSEVSPTELASSPLATCTASSTIKVNVDGNVACTAGSATGTFPSPSVSSISSSWDSRIPRPSPTGLRRSASMRVRGERISPHQPPPPPSAAATAALTRHQYQQHRRLNSLQHQQHHHPDYRTFPVITENGTESPRQRSLSLSLTPVRPRAGHAASGGSSIGIADDSDAESVKSYGSACSTASACDHATFAYNGTTWSGRSRKYVVHCSNHNGDNEQYLTPTQRAARQVRKFQALLKEARKEIEEKDQEIFRLTKEVVELRLYKASLNSPDERTDSSDALTVRENNPFSPESPSKDLPDEGALQKVASPDTPEKRVHSDLPSSLADSGHFEDGSVHSKDSVYLPEVQPETIHIATTPNKVPEDSTSDTYVRSTAETPDKDEERRKLVNLYESRIEEMHRRHVDELQELKQKHNDKVESLLNQLAEVNTRYCEVRPCVDAAEARARELETELEAVKAELAEEKTLLSEQEERNKQMYLKMYAKGQEAARMEQADQILVHAHQTPPKVTVAELLRQLTVTQAELENIKAMYRRIIEARSNQGALDPEITLQFLKSAIYYFLTDKENHQGHLNAIESILGFTDAEKHNIDRIYRSTRK, encoded by the exons ATGGCACGTCACGGTAGCGAGAGACCCTCGCAATCGACATATCCCGACTCCTCGTCCCGTGTAAACAGCACCAGCGAGGTGTCGCCGACTGAATTGGCATCCTCGCCGTTAGCAACATGTACTGCCAGCAGCACGATCAAGGTCAATGTCGATGGCAACGTGGCCTGCACGGCAGGAAGTGCAACGGGTACCTTTCCGTCACCCTCGGTATCCTCGATATCCTCTTCGTGGGATTCCCGTATACCACGTCCCTCGCCTACAGGTCTGCGTCGCTCGGCGAGCATGCGCGTGCGCGGTGAACGGATCTCACCacatcaaccaccaccaccacccagTGCCGCGGCCACCGCGGCTCTGACCAGGCACCAGTATCAGCAGCATCGCCGCCTCAACTCCCTGCAACACCAGCAGCACCACCATCCGGACTATCGCACTTTTCCAGTCATCACGGAGAATGGAACCGAATCACCGCGACAACGGTCCCTC agcCTATCATTGACACCGGTGAGGCCGCGGGCTGGACACGCGGCCTCTGGAGGCTCGAGCATAGGAATCGCCGATGACAGCGATGCGGAAAGTGTAAAAAGTTACGGAAGTGCCTGCAGTACCGCAAGCGCCTGTGATCATGCTACATTCGCCTACAACGGTACCACATGGTCTGGTAGATCGCGGAAATACGTTGTTCATTGTTCGAATCATAACGGTGACAACGAGCAGTATCTCACGCCTACCCAAAGAGCAGCTAGACAAGTTAGAAAGTTTCAG GCTTTACTGAAAGAAGCGCGAAAGGAGATCGAGGAGAAAGATCAGGAAATCTTTCGGTTAACGAAGGAGGTGGTGGAACTAAGATTGTACAAAGCATCTCTGAACAGTCCGGACGAGAGGACGGATAGCAGCGATGCCCTCACCGTACgagaaaataatcctttttcgCCAGAATCGCCGAGCAAGGATTTGCCAGACGAAGGTGCGCTACAAAAGGTCGCAAGCCCAGACACGCCGGAGAAACGAGTCCACTCTGATTTACCTTCCTCTCTGGCGGACTCGGGTCACTTTGAAGACGGATCCGTTCACTCGAAGGATTCCGTTTATCTGCCAGAGGTGCAGCCAGAAACCATTCATATCGCCACTACGCCTAACAAAGTTCCTGAGGACAGTACTTCCGATACGTACGTCAGATCGACTGCGGAAACACCAGATAAAGATGAAGAGAGACGTAAATTGGTGAATTTGTACGAGAGCAGGATCGAGGAGATGCATCGTAGGCACGTTGATGAACTTCAGGAACTCAAACAGAAACACAATGACAAG GTGGAAAGCTTATTGAACCAATTGGCAGAAGTAAACACGCGTTATTGTGAAGTAAGACCGTGTGTTGACGCCGCGGAAGCTCGAGCTCGGGAATTAGAAACGGAACTAGAGGCTGTGAAAGCGGAACTCGCTGAGGAAAAGACTTTGTTAAGTGAACAAGAGGAGAGGAATAAACAAATGTACCTGAAAATGTATGCCAAAGGTCAAGAAGCGGCGCGTATGGAGCAGGCTGATCAA ATACTTGTGCATGCACATCAAACACCACCAAAGGTCACTGTTGCAGAACTACTTCGGCAATTAACAGTTACACAAGCGGAATTAGAAAATATCAAG GCAATGTATCGACGTATCATAGAAGCAAGAAGTAATCAGGGTGCTCTTGATCCAGAGATCACTTTGCAGTTCCTAAAATCGGCGATCTACTATTTCCTAACCGACAAAGAAAATCATCAAGGTCATTTGAACGCTATTGAGAGCATATTGGGATTCACAGATGCTGAAAAGCACAATATTGACAGAATATATCGTTCGACAAGAAAGTAA